In Streptomyces camelliae, the sequence GGGCCGAAGCGTTCCCAGTCGCGGAAGAGGACGTAGGACACCATGAAGGTGACGACCACGGCCACGCCGACCAGGCGCACGCCCAGCCCCGGGGCCGCGTGGAGCAGCGCCGCCGGAGCCGCCAGGGCGATCATGGCCAGCCGGAAGCCGAAGACCTGCCGGCACAGCGCCTGCAACGCGCTGACCTGGATCTTCACCGAGGGTTCGGATGGCTCCGCTGATGTGTCCACCGGCGGCTTCGCGCGGCGTAGCCGTACGAAGCCGCCGGTGACCCCGCTCAGCCACCCCCCGCCCCGACCCGTCACCCCGGCCACCGTCACCCCCGCCTCACTTCCCCGTGAGCGAGCCGAAGTCCACCCCGGAGCCCAGGATCAGGCCCGCGCCGAGCAGCAGCATCGTCGCCGGGACCATGAACGTGGTGATCATCAGCGTGGCCTTCGGCACCGCGCGGGCGGCCTTGCGGCGGGCGTTCTGGGCGTCGGTACGGCGCATGTCCTTCGCCAGGGAGACCAGGGTGTCCACGATGGGCGCGCCCAGCTCCTCCCCCTGCTGCAGTGCCGTCACGAACATCGCCACCTGCTCGGAGTCGTTGCGCCGGCGCAGCTCGGTGAAGGCCTGGCGGCGGCTCATGCCGAGGTCCATCTGGCGCAGGGTGATGCGCAGTTCGTCGGCCCAGGGGCCCTCGTAGTGGGAGGCGACCCGGTCCAGGGCCTGGCGGAAGCCGAGCCCGGCGCTGACCACCACCGCGAGTACGTCCAGGAAGTCCGGCAGGGTGCGCTCGATGACGTCCCTGCGGACCCGGATCGCCGACCAGATGCCGACCTCCGTCCAGAACGCCCCGAAGAGCAGCAGCAGTACGGCGACGAACCACTGGCCGCGGAGGAGGAACACGACACAGCCGACGGCGCCCAGCGCGCCGTAGACCGCCCGGCGGGCCGCGTAGCGGTCGATGGTCAGGCCGCCCGGGTTGCCCGCCAGGTCGATCTTGCGGCGGTACTTGGCGACCAGCCGCGGGCCCATCAGGCGCAGCACGGCGGGGGCGTAGCGCATGCCCATGCGGTCGATGACCGAGCCGACCGCGCCCGTGCGGGTGGCGCCGACCTCCAGGGCGACGGCGAGGTCGCCGGGAAGCTTGGCGTCCGCGCGGTACATACGGATGCCGGCGAAGGCGCCCCAGACGCCGAGGCCCATCAGCAGCGCGAGCAGGATTCCCACCATCGGAGCCGTCATCGGATCGCCCGCCCCCTCACACGTCGATCCGGCTCAGGCGCCGGATGAGGACGAAGCCGACGGCGTACATCGCGAACGCGATGATCACGCAGGCCTGGCCGATCGGTGAGCCGGTCATGCGATCCAGCGCGCCGTTCCTGACCCCGTTCATCAGGAACAGCGCGCCGATGCCGAGGACCGGGACGGCGTACGACGTCATCGTCACCTGGGAGAGCTGGGTACGGATCTCGCGTCTCGTCTCCTTGCGCTCCTCCAGGGTCTCCGTCAGGTTGCGCAGGGCGGACACCACTTGGCCGCCGGCCCGGTTCGACA encodes:
- a CDS encoding DUF5936 domain-containing protein, coding for MGILLALLMGLGVWGAFAGIRMYRADAKLPGDLAVALEVGATRTGAVGSVIDRMGMRYAPAVLRLMGPRLVAKYRRKIDLAGNPGGLTIDRYAARRAVYGALGAVGCVVFLLRGQWFVAVLLLLFGAFWTEVGIWSAIRVRRDVIERTLPDFLDVLAVVVSAGLGFRQALDRVASHYEGPWADELRITLRQMDLGMSRRQAFTELRRRNDSEQVAMFVTALQQGEELGAPIVDTLVSLAKDMRRTDAQNARRKAARAVPKATLMITTFMVPATMLLLGAGLILGSGVDFGSLTGK